A region of Deltaproteobacteria bacterium DNA encodes the following proteins:
- a CDS encoding HAMP domain-containing histidine kinase has protein sequence MILLLVMRLLLVEDDEKIASFVLKGLKEAGAGGLECEGLDLAGLLRDACALFDPIAEEKGVGIVLEVPKECAFQGDIRKLQRMVANLLDNALKYTPGGGTVRISLEDGAGRIVLSVQDTGIGITPEDLPRIFDRFYRCDESRSQGGVGLGLSFALAVARAHGGNIRVQSTPGRGSTFSVFLPRSNCSQ, from the coding sequence ATGATCCTGTTACTGGTCATGCGTTTGCTCCTGGTCGAAGACGATGAGAAGATCGCCTCCTTTGTTTTGAAGGGATTGAAGGAGGCCGGGGCAGGGGGGTTAGAGTGTGAGGGGCTGGATCTTGCAGGGCTACTCAGGGATGCATGCGCCCTTTTCGACCCCATCGCCGAAGAGAAGGGCGTCGGGATCGTGCTGGAGGTCCCCAAGGAATGTGCCTTCCAGGGTGATATCCGGAAGCTTCAGCGGATGGTGGCCAATCTGTTGGATAATGCCCTGAAATACACCCCTGGCGGTGGAACCGTCAGGATCTCCCTGGAAGATGGCGCAGGGCGGATAGTCCTATCCGTTCAAGATACCGGTATAGGCATCACCCCGGAAGACCTTCCCAGGATTTTTGATCGGTTTTACCGCTGCGATGAGAGCCGTTCTCAGGGAGGAGTGGGCCTGGGTCTCAGTTTCGCCCTCGCCGTGGCCCGGGCCCACGGCGGGAATATCCGGGTTCAAAGCACCCCTGGAAGGGGCAGCACCTTTTCCGTTTTTCTTCCTCGATCCAATTGTTCCCAATAA